In Oryza sativa Japonica Group chromosome 11, ASM3414082v1, the following are encoded in one genomic region:
- the LOC136354189 gene encoding uncharacterized protein, translating to MAAAAQRRRSSSASPEFRFWPLDADPAASPSCADELFSGGVLLPLQPLPYPRRDADLSMSLAVADDDDDEDEEEEEVQPGAAVASRAPPTAAVAASGGGGGGSKRWTDIFAKKQQQPAAEEKEKDQPTRRRRPAGGGGGSELNINIWPFSRSRSAGGGGVGSSKPRPPPRKASSAPCSRSNSRGEAAAVASSLPPPPRRWAASPGRAGGGVPVGRSSPVWQIRRPPSPAAKHAAADRRPPHHKDKPTGGAKKPHTTSATGGGGIRGINLSINSCIGYRHQVSCRRADAGVARASAGGGGGGGLFGIKGFFSKKVH from the coding sequence ATGGCCGCAGCAGCGCAGAGGCGGCGGAGCAGCAGCGCCTCCCCGGAGTTCCGCTTCTGGCCCCTCGACGCCGACCCCGCCGCATCCCCCTCCTGCGCCGACGAGCTCTTCTccggcggcgtcctcctccccctccaacCCCTCCCCTACCCCCGCCGCGACGCCGACCTCTCCATGTCCCTCGCCGTcgcggatgatgatgatgatgaggacgaggaggaggaggaggtgcagcCTGGTGCGGCCGTCGCGTCCAGGGCGCCGCCCACtgctgcggtggcggcgtcgggtggtggtggtggtgggtcgAAGAGGTGGACGGATATATTCgccaagaagcagcagcagccggcggcggaggagaaggagaaggatcagccgacgaggcggcggagaccggcgggaggcggaggcggatcgGAGCTGAACATTAACATCTGGCCGTTCTCCCGGAGCCGCTccgccggcgggggcggcgtgGGGTCGTCGaagccccgcccgccgccgcggaagGCCAGTAGCGCCCCGTGCTCCCGCAGCAACtcccgcggcgaggcggcggcggtggcgtcgtcccttcctcctcctcctcgccgctggGCCGCCAGCCCCGgccgcgcaggcggcggcgtgccggtgGGCCGGTCTAGCCCGGTCTGGCAGATCAGGCgcccgccatcgccggcggcgaagcacGCCGCCGCGGACAGGAGGCCGCCGCACCACAAGGACAAGCCAACCGGCGGCGCCAAGAAACCCCACACCAcctccgccaccggcggcggcgggatacGCGGCATCAACCTGAGCATCAACTCCTGCATCGGGTACCGCCACCAGGTgagctgccgccgcgccgacgccggagtcgcccgcgcctccgccggcggcggcggcggcggcgggctcttCGGCATCAAGGGGTTCTTCTCCAAGAAGGTGCATTGA